In Streptomyces sp. NBC_00448, the following are encoded in one genomic region:
- a CDS encoding FAD-dependent oxidoreductase has protein sequence MPTLTPTADVHGAYPRLTDDQIAILRSCGRKRHVREGEQLFRAGERGDEFFVVLSGTVAVVEGRDDQEHVVQLHGPRSFLGELGVLEGQTAFVSAVVNRPGEVLAVGSAALRDLLSREPALGDVILRAYLLRRRMLAGAGTGFRIIGSAFSPDTRRLLEFAARNRLPHRWADLEKDTEAEALLTRLGIAPEETPIVVWNDYRVLRNPSNVELAQVIGLRTETAAKAVCDLVVVGAGPGGLAAAVYGASEGLSTVVLDGVATGGQAGTSSRIENYLGFPAGISGMELAERAVVQAKRFGARIDVPAEATGLEQRDGTNVVRLADGGTATATNVVVATGARYRRLTAPGVERFEGLGVHYAATVWEARNCRLDPVAVVGGGNSAGQAALFLARESPAVHLLVRGGDLEHSMSRYLIDRIERHPRINVQLHTEVREVTGEDRVESLIVEDNRTREQQVLAARALFVFIGARPATSWLADAVTLDRRGFIPTGQDVVQVAADLWNRLARTPLALETGLPGVFAVGDVRSGSVKRVASAVGEGAMAVRLAHEHLGEVGTPAIR, from the coding sequence GTGCCGACCCTGACCCCGACGGCCGACGTCCACGGTGCCTACCCGCGGCTGACGGACGACCAGATCGCGATCCTGAGATCCTGCGGACGGAAACGGCACGTCCGCGAGGGGGAACAGCTCTTCCGGGCCGGCGAACGCGGTGACGAGTTCTTCGTCGTCCTCAGCGGCACGGTGGCCGTGGTCGAAGGCCGCGACGACCAGGAGCACGTCGTCCAGTTGCACGGTCCGCGCAGCTTCCTCGGCGAACTGGGCGTACTGGAGGGCCAGACCGCCTTCGTCAGCGCGGTGGTGAACAGGCCCGGAGAGGTACTGGCTGTGGGTTCGGCCGCCCTGCGCGACCTGCTCAGCCGCGAACCCGCGCTCGGCGACGTCATCCTGCGGGCCTACCTTCTGCGCCGCAGGATGCTGGCCGGCGCGGGCACGGGCTTCCGCATCATCGGCTCCGCCTTTTCCCCCGACACCCGGCGGCTACTGGAGTTCGCCGCCCGCAACCGCCTCCCGCACCGCTGGGCCGATCTGGAGAAGGACACCGAGGCCGAGGCGCTGCTCACGCGTCTCGGGATCGCTCCCGAGGAGACCCCGATCGTCGTCTGGAACGACTACCGGGTGCTGCGCAATCCCTCCAACGTCGAACTCGCCCAGGTCATCGGGCTGCGGACCGAGACCGCCGCGAAGGCCGTCTGCGACCTGGTGGTGGTCGGCGCGGGACCCGGGGGCCTTGCCGCCGCGGTGTACGGCGCCTCCGAGGGACTCTCCACCGTCGTCCTGGACGGCGTGGCGACCGGCGGCCAGGCCGGGACCTCCTCCCGGATCGAGAACTACCTCGGTTTCCCCGCCGGGATCTCCGGCATGGAGCTCGCCGAACGCGCCGTCGTACAGGCCAAGCGGTTCGGCGCCCGGATCGACGTCCCCGCCGAGGCCACCGGCCTCGAACAGCGCGACGGGACCAACGTGGTGCGGCTCGCCGATGGCGGCACGGCCACCGCCACCAACGTCGTGGTGGCCACCGGCGCCCGCTACCGGCGGCTGACCGCCCCCGGCGTCGAGCGGTTCGAAGGACTCGGGGTCCACTACGCCGCCACCGTCTGGGAAGCACGGAACTGTCGCCTTGACCCGGTCGCCGTCGTAGGCGGCGGCAACTCCGCCGGCCAAGCAGCCCTGTTCCTGGCTCGCGAGTCGCCCGCCGTCCATCTTCTGGTCCGCGGTGGAGACCTGGAACACAGCATGTCCCGCTACCTGATCGACAGGATCGAGCGGCACCCCCGGATCAATGTCCAGTTGCATACCGAAGTCCGGGAGGTCACCGGCGAGGACCGGGTCGAATCCCTCATCGTCGAGGACAACCGCACCCGCGAGCAGCAGGTGCTGGCAGCCCGCGCCCTGTTCGTCTTCATCGGCGCGCGCCCCGCCACCTCCTGGCTCGCCGACGCCGTCACCCTGGACCGGCGGGGCTTCATTCCGACCGGGCAGGACGTGGTCCAGGTAGCAGCGGACCTCTGGAATCGCCTCGCCCGCACCCCGCTCGCCCTGGAGACCGGTTTGCCGGGAGTCTTCGCCGTCGGCGACGTCCGCAGCGGCTCGGTCAAGCGGGTGGCCTCCGCTGTCGGTGAGGGCGCCATGGCTGTGCGCCTGGCGCACGAGCACCTCGGGGAGGTGGGAACACCCGCCATCCGCTGA